The Aptenodytes patagonicus chromosome 10, bAptPat1.pri.cur, whole genome shotgun sequence genome includes a region encoding these proteins:
- the LOC143165273 gene encoding zona pellucida sperm-binding protein 3-like, with translation MGPKSGLILTLLCWAVGEVPAYPPWDFSWGDPASRGARADPYSWSWVEDPQSQAISSRQPVTVQCQEAQLVVTVHRDLFGTGRLVNAADLTLGPAACKHSSLNPTHNTITFTAGLHECGSIVQITTDSLIYRTLLNYDPSPASNPVIIRSNPAVIPIECHYPRRENVSSNAIRPTWAPFSSTLSAEERLVFSLRLMNEDWSAERPFTGFQLGDVLNIQAEVGTESHVPLRLFVDSCVAALSPGTDSSPHYAIIDFNGCLVDGRSDDTSSAFITPRPREDVLRFRIDVFRFAGDARNLIYITCHLKVTPADQAPDPLNKACSFNKARNTWAPVEGTRDICSCCETGNCESPALSRRLNPLERWPGRRFRRHDANGKEAEADVVIGPVLLSRDPGTVGERQEGGQGGVTVAPSVGTGLVCVAAGVGLAGAALAVGVGRRRCARASA, from the exons ATGGGACCCAAAAGTGGCTTGATCCTCACTCTTCTCTGCTGGGCGGTGGGCGAGGTGCCTGCCTACCCACCCTGGGATTTCTCCTGGGGTGACCCTGCAAGCCGGGGGGCGCGGGCAGACCCCTACTCCTGGTCCTGGGTGGAGGACCCCCAATCTCAAGCCATCTCCAGCCGGCAGCCAGTGACGGTGCAGTGCCAAGAGGCTCAGCTGGTGGTGACGGTGCACAGGGACCTCTTTGGCACCGGCCGCTTGGTCAACGCGGCCGACCTGACGCTGGGGCCGGCGGCGTGCAAGCATTCCTCGCTGAACCCTACCCACAACACCATCACCTTCACCGCCGGCCTCCACGAGTGCGGCAGCATCGTGCAG ATCACAACGGATTCCCTCATCTACCGCACGCTCCTCAACTACGATCCCAGCCCCGCCAGCAACCCCGTCATCATCCGCAGCAACCCTGCCGTCATCCCCATCGAGTGCCACTACCCCAG GAGGGAGAACGTGAGCAGCAACGCCATCCGGCCCACCTGGGCTCCCTTCAGCTCCACACTGTCGGCGGAGGAGAGGCTGGTGTTCTCCCTGCGCCTCATGAACG AGGACTGGAGCGCCGAGAGACCCTTCACCGGTTTCCAACTGGGCGATGTCCTCAACATCCAAGCGGAGGTGGGCACCGAGAGCCACGTGCCACTGCGGTTGTTCGTGGACAGCTGCGTGGCCGCCCTCAGCCCCGGCACCGACTCCTCACCCCACTACGCCATCATCGACTTCAACGG gtGCCTGGTTGATGGGAGGTCGGATGACACCAGCTCCGCTTTCATCACCCCCCGGCCGCGGGAGGACGTGCTGCGCTTCAGGATCGACGTGTTCAGATTCGCGGGGGATGCCAGGAACCTG ATCTACATCACCTGCCACCTGAAGGTGACCCCAGCGGACCAAGCCCCAGACCCCCTGAACAAGGCTTGCTCCTTCAACAAAGCCAGAAACAC CTGGGCACCCGTGGAAGGCACCCGGGACATCTGCAGCTGCTGCGAGACAGGCAACTGCGAGTCCCCCGCGCTCTCCCGGAGGCTCAACCCCCTGGAGCGATGGCCCGGCCGCCGCTTCCGCCGCCACGATGCCAACG ggaAGGAGGCTGAAGCCGATGTGGTCATTGGCCCCGTGCTCCTCTCGAGGGACCCGGGCACCGTGGGAGAGCGGCAGGAGGGAGGTCAGG GTGGGGTGACGGTGGCGCCCAGTGTGGGGACAGGGCTGGTCTGCGTGGCAGCCGGCGTGGGGCTGGCCGGGGCGGCGCTGGCCGTCGGCGTGGGGCGCAGGAGGTGCGCCCGTGCCTCGGCGTGA